The proteins below are encoded in one region of Thermodesulfobacteriota bacterium:
- a CDS encoding aminotransferase class I/II-fold pyridoxal phosphate-dependent enzyme, which translates to MKNYNPEQALWKARREFGEHGGVAPSISRSSTFTVMEPGIMPEIFDGIRGPDKGGCFLYSRHFNPTVDILSRYLSAMEGSEAAVCTASGMSAISSTLLQLCNHGDHIVSSNTIYGGTHALLDELFPQIDITTTFVDPTDTAAFEAAITAKTRVIYTEAVGNPTLNIADIPALSKLANQRGIKLVVDNTFTPMVISPMQLGADIVVYSMTKFINGASDLIAGAVCADKDFIYKLMDLHTGRVMLLGPTIDPRVAFDVIQRIPHLAIRMKEHSMRAMAIAGHLEEMGAPVTYPGLSSHPQHELMKSLINTSYGYGGMLTIDCKTRAKAEELMSILQNKERFGYIAVSLGYFDTLISCSGSSTSSEIPPEDQLKMGLSPGLVRVAIGFTGSLDARIEQIERAVKAVGLI; encoded by the coding sequence ATGAAAAATTATAATCCAGAACAGGCTTTATGGAAAGCACGCAGAGAGTTCGGTGAACACGGTGGGGTTGCCCCATCCATATCCAGATCCTCGACTTTTACGGTTATGGAACCGGGGATTATGCCGGAAATCTTTGATGGAATCAGGGGCCCTGATAAGGGCGGGTGTTTTCTGTACAGCCGTCATTTCAATCCGACAGTGGACATACTGTCACGATATCTCAGTGCAATGGAGGGAAGTGAAGCAGCCGTATGCACAGCAAGCGGTATGTCTGCAATATCAAGTACCTTGCTGCAACTCTGTAACCATGGAGATCATATTGTATCCAGTAACACTATTTACGGTGGAACACATGCTTTGCTGGATGAGCTCTTCCCCCAGATTGATATCACGACTACTTTTGTTGATCCCACCGATACTGCTGCATTTGAAGCAGCCATCACTGCAAAAACACGTGTTATTTACACTGAAGCAGTCGGCAACCCCACGCTCAATATTGCTGATATCCCTGCATTATCAAAATTGGCAAACCAGCGCGGCATTAAGCTTGTTGTTGATAATACTTTTACCCCCATGGTGATATCTCCCATGCAGCTGGGTGCCGATATTGTTGTATATTCAATGACTAAATTCATAAACGGTGCCAGCGACCTCATTGCAGGTGCCGTATGTGCTGACAAGGATTTTATTTATAAACTCATGGACCTTCACACGGGTCGAGTCATGCTGTTGGGCCCGACTATTGATCCACGGGTCGCCTTTGATGTTATCCAGCGCATACCACACCTTGCGATTCGTATGAAAGAGCATAGCATGCGAGCCATGGCTATCGCCGGCCATCTTGAAGAAATGGGTGCTCCGGTAACATATCCGGGACTGTCTTCCCATCCCCAGCATGAGCTTATGAAATCGTTGATAAATACTAGTTATGGTTATGGAGGGATGCTTACAATTGATTGCAAGACCCGGGCAAAGGCTGAAGAATTGATGTCCATATTACAGAATAAGGAACGATTCGGATACATTGCCGTGTCTTTAGGTTATTTTGACACGCTGATATCCTGTTCCGGTTCGTCCACTTCTTCGGAGATTCCCCCTGAAGATCAGTTAAAAATGGGACTTTCACCAGGTCTGGTGCGGGTAGCAATCGGATTTACCGGCAGCCTTGACGCACGCATTGAGCAAATAGAGCGGGCAGTTAAAGCAGTGGGTCTGATCTAA